From one Cyanobacterium stanieri PCC 7202 genomic stretch:
- a CDS encoding transposase, IS605 OrfB family (PFAM: Helix-turn-helix domain; Putative transposase DNA-binding domain; Probable transposase~TIGRFAM: transposase, IS605 OrfB family, central region~COGs: COG0675 Transposase and inactivated derivatives~InterPro IPR001959:IPR010095~KEGG: ana:all4675 transposase~PFAM: transposase IS891/IS1136/IS1341 family; transposase IS605 OrfB~SPTR: Transposase, IS605 OrfB;~TIGRFAM: transposase, IS605 OrfB family): MIVTHKYKLKPSESQEKKFLNWISMLRSHYNYCLRDRIEAYEEVKAPRLGEYCDLRTRASCTPLTCSISKNSSLGEPFKNNGKKRNAYEQQSSELPSLKKSHPWYKTIHSTVLQQNLRRLDKAFQNFFDGGKGYPKFKKRHQFKSFSYPPNQVKVEGDKIYLPSIGWMRMYLSCPLREGFEMRSVTIRQKADGFYVAIQLEDKTIPQTQPIDLVQVKSVLGVDCGARPHKLLALSNGENIPNPQYEKRLAKRKTLRQRRASRKKRGSNNQRQTFKELARLDQKIVNQREDYQWKVAHKLNRISDVIVMEKLNIQGMIRKCQPKQNEKGHFLKNGQSAKKALNRLIRDCSWGELKDKIRQVAEKFGRIFLEVDPKYSSQTCSHCGFKDKKNRHKESFLCLNCGTSADADTNASITLAKRGIKILGISLDTLLGVTQKVTGKPETTGSRNRDTSEALASEPTNPLQLSLFEWMNGRVIVR, encoded by the coding sequence ATGATCGTAACCCATAAGTACAAACTTAAGCCATCGGAATCTCAAGAAAAAAAATTCCTTAACTGGATTTCGATGCTTAGAAGTCATTACAACTATTGCCTTAGAGATAGAATAGAAGCATACGAGGAGGTCAAAGCTCCAAGATTAGGGGAGTATTGCGACCTGAGAACAAGAGCTTCGTGTACTCCGTTAACTTGCTCTATCTCCAAAAACTCTAGCTTAGGAGAACCGTTTAAGAATAACGGGAAAAAGCGGAATGCTTATGAACAGCAATCCTCAGAGTTACCTAGCTTGAAAAAGTCTCATCCTTGGTACAAAACGATTCATTCTACGGTGTTGCAACAAAATCTAAGACGATTAGATAAAGCATTTCAAAATTTCTTTGATGGTGGTAAAGGTTATCCCAAATTTAAGAAACGCCATCAGTTTAAGAGTTTCAGCTACCCACCTAATCAGGTGAAAGTAGAAGGAGACAAAATCTATCTACCGTCTATAGGCTGGATGAGAATGTACCTCTCCTGTCCTTTGAGAGAGGGATTTGAGATGAGAAGTGTCACTATCAGACAAAAAGCCGATGGATTCTATGTAGCGATTCAGTTAGAAGATAAGACAATACCACAAACTCAACCGATTGACTTGGTTCAGGTTAAGTCTGTATTAGGAGTTGATTGTGGGGCTAGACCTCATAAATTACTAGCTTTGTCTAACGGAGAAAACATCCCTAACCCTCAGTATGAAAAGCGATTGGCAAAAAGAAAAACTCTTAGACAGCGTAGGGCTAGTCGTAAAAAACGTGGCTCAAATAATCAACGTCAAACCTTTAAGGAATTGGCACGGTTAGATCAAAAAATAGTAAATCAACGGGAGGATTATCAATGGAAAGTTGCACACAAATTAAATCGCATTTCAGACGTGATAGTCATGGAGAAATTAAACATTCAGGGCATGATCCGTAAATGTCAACCAAAACAAAATGAAAAAGGACATTTCCTGAAAAATGGTCAATCAGCAAAGAAAGCCTTAAACCGCTTAATTAGAGATTGCTCTTGGGGTGAACTCAAGGATAAAATTCGTCAGGTAGCTGAAAAGTTTGGACGGATTTTCCTAGAAGTTGATCCTAAGTATAGTTCTCAAACCTGCTCTCATTGTGGTTTTAAGGACAAAAAAAATAGACATAAGGAAAGTTTCTTATGTCTAAATTGTGGTACTTCCGCCGATGCCGATACTAATGCTAGTATTACGTTAGCTAAACGGGGGATAAAAATACTTGGTATCAGTTTGGATACTCTACTGGGAGTCACCCAGAAAGTTACGGGTAAACCTGAAACAACAGGTTCGAGAAATCGGGATACATCAGAGGCGTTAGCGTCTGAGCCTACCAACCCTCTACAGCTTAGTCTGTTTGAGTGGATGAACGGGCGAGTAATTGTCCGTTAG
- a CDS encoding serine phosphatase (PFAM: Stage II sporulation protein E (SpoIIE)~COGs: COG2208 Serine phosphatase RsbU regulator of sigma subunit~InterPro IPR010822:IPR001932~KEGG: cyt:cce_0234 hypothetical protein~PFAM: Stage II sporulation protein E~SMART: protein phosphatase 2C domain protein~SPTR: Putative uncharacterized protein) encodes MSIFNSNSLDPKTISQNYQSGNYTSVLALKEMISNLHREQNKIQNLLTSLSFALRNFNNLNQFLELTPLMVTRVTDAEGGALILYKENNQVELEQFYCQNNVLRQQINEDFLKVIEEVNSYKVNHKSDHKSYPKLVCFPVFVQEKIHGHFSGYLQIYSCPVVSKNVEKGRLYVFSPDPEFSWTQSRKTLTQLVSDQTAVAIANHELTVKLMSKERQDRELEIASEIQVRLLPRQCPTITGLELAAKCETADRVGGDYYDFIPANYDQWDQDTEQVPDSPCQSWSIVIGDVMGKGVPAGLIMTMTRGMLRAEVLNRHSPARVLEHLNRVMYADLDNSHRFVTLFYSEYDPRTQTLRYANAAHNPPLYWNASTNKVKKLDTEGMLVGLQPNSSYEDDAVKLGVYDTVLYYTDGLTDAIDQNNQRFDEENLIKAFQYACENYDNSQDILDHILGEIKNFIGTGHSNVDDMTMIILRHKPIPHCPCEDDCL; translated from the coding sequence GTGTCTATCTTTAACTCTAATTCCTTAGATCCGAAAACCATCAGCCAGAATTATCAATCTGGTAACTATACCAGTGTTTTAGCGTTAAAAGAAATGATCTCTAATTTACACAGAGAGCAAAATAAAATTCAGAATTTATTAACATCCCTTAGCTTTGCCCTACGCAATTTTAATAATCTCAATCAGTTTTTAGAATTAACTCCCCTAATGGTAACAAGGGTGACTGATGCAGAGGGGGGCGCCTTAATTTTATATAAAGAAAATAATCAGGTAGAGTTAGAACAGTTTTATTGTCAAAATAATGTCCTTAGACAACAAATAAATGAAGATTTTTTAAAGGTTATTGAAGAAGTAAATAGTTACAAAGTTAACCATAAATCTGATCATAAATCTTATCCTAAATTAGTTTGTTTTCCTGTTTTTGTTCAGGAAAAAATTCACGGTCATTTCTCGGGTTATTTACAAATATATAGTTGTCCTGTGGTCAGTAAAAATGTCGAAAAGGGACGGTTATATGTTTTTAGTCCTGATCCTGAATTTTCTTGGACTCAGAGTCGCAAAACCCTTACTCAGTTGGTGTCGGATCAAACCGCCGTGGCGATCGCCAATCACGAGTTAACGGTAAAATTAATGTCCAAAGAAAGGCAAGATCGAGAATTGGAAATTGCCTCAGAAATTCAAGTCAGACTATTACCCCGCCAATGCCCCACCATCACAGGATTAGAACTAGCCGCCAAATGTGAAACCGCCGATAGGGTAGGGGGAGACTATTACGACTTTATCCCTGCTAATTATGACCAATGGGATCAAGACACAGAACAAGTGCCTGACTCTCCCTGTCAGTCGTGGAGTATCGTTATCGGTGATGTGATGGGAAAAGGTGTCCCTGCAGGGTTAATTATGACCATGACGAGGGGAATGTTGAGAGCGGAAGTGCTTAACCGTCACTCCCCCGCTAGGGTATTGGAACATCTCAATCGGGTTATGTATGCAGATTTGGATAATTCCCATCGCTTTGTAACTCTATTCTATTCGGAATATGACCCACGCACCCAAACTCTTCGATATGCCAACGCTGCCCATAATCCTCCTTTATATTGGAATGCTTCTACCAATAAAGTGAAAAAGTTAGACACCGAGGGAATGTTAGTGGGGTTACAGCCTAATTCTAGTTATGAAGATGATGCTGTCAAACTGGGGGTTTATGATACGGTTTTATACTATACCGATGGTTTAACCGACGCAATTGATCAAAATAATCAAAGATTTGACGAAGAGAACTTGATTAAGGCTTTTCAATATGCCTGTGAAAACTATGATAACTCTCAGGATATTCTTGACCATATTCTAGGGGAAATTAAAAACTTTATTGGCACTGGTCACTCCAATGTGGATGATATGACTATGATTATTTTGCGTCATAAACCTATTCCCCATTGTCCTTGTGAAGATGATTGTTTATAA
- a CDS encoding molybdenum cofactor guanylyltransferase (COGs: COG0746 Molybdopterin-guanine dinucleotide biosynthesis protein A~KEGG: cyt:cce_0097 molybdopterin-guanine dinucleotide biosynthesis protein A~SPTR: Putative molybdopterin-guanine dinucleotide biosynthesis protein A) yields the protein MISVLILAGGKSSRMGFDKGFIKIDGQYLLTKTYQIATELSDQVFIITASDHPYQPILPNHTKFIIEPHPHQGPLVAFAYGLSFINTEWVLLLPCDLIYLHTEELKSWLQVLSHIQPETIALLPPHKKGWECLCGFYRRSCLSSLQASITSGNKSFQRWLKQEQVNPLMVNDKRVLYNCNTPQDLAEWTKDSSFGDGLG from the coding sequence ATGATTTCTGTATTAATATTAGCGGGGGGAAAAAGCTCCCGTATGGGTTTCGATAAAGGATTCATAAAAATTGACGGGCAATATTTACTCACCAAAACCTATCAAATAGCCACCGAATTAAGTGATCAAGTATTTATAATTACTGCCTCCGATCATCCATATCAGCCCATATTACCCAACCATACTAAATTTATAATAGAACCCCATCCCCATCAAGGCCCTTTAGTTGCCTTCGCCTATGGTTTATCCTTTATCAATACCGAATGGGTTTTACTATTACCCTGCGATTTAATCTACCTCCATACTGAGGAACTAAAATCATGGTTACAAGTTTTATCCCATATTCAACCCGAAACCATTGCCCTATTACCCCCCCACAAAAAAGGATGGGAGTGTTTATGTGGTTTTTATCGTCGTAGTTGTCTGTCTTCCTTACAAGCATCCATCACCTCGGGTAACAAGTCCTTTCAAAGATGGTTAAAACAAGAACAAGTTAACCCTCTTATGGTGAATGATAAGAGGGTTTTATATAATTGCAATACACCTCAAGACTTAGCGGAATGGACCAAGGATTCTTCTTTCGGTGATGGTTTGGGTTGA
- a CDS encoding HtrA2 peptidase (PFAM: Trypsin; PDZ domain (Also known as DHR or GLGF)~COGs: COG0265 Trypsin-like serine protease typically periplasmic contain C-terminal PDZ domain~InterPro IPR001254:IPR001478:IPR001940~KEGG: cyc:PCC7424_0619 2-alkenal reductase~PFAM: peptidase S1 and S6 chymotrypsin/Hap; PDZ/DHR/GLGF domain protein~PRIAM: HtrA2 peptidase~SMART: PDZ/DHR/GLGF domain protein~SPTR: 2-alkenal reductase) — MVIVSSLKKIITYFLIPCILGWSFSMAPSMALATDLAPDSFVAQAVEKTGKAVVRIDTEKVVSRSFGFDPFMDDPILRQFFGNGLSGRMPQERRVAGQGSGFIVDGSGIILTNAHVVSEADKVTVTLKDGRKFSGEVTGTDQITDLAVVKVDSQGELLPTAALGDSDAIKVGDWAIAVGNPVGLDNTVTLGIISTLHRSSSEVGISDKRIDFLQTDAAINPGNSGGPLLNANGEVIGINTAIRADAMGIGFAIPINKAKEIQNTLAMGNEVPHPYVGIQMVNVNPELARENNNDPNSAFMIPEVDGVLVVQVLSDTPASQAGIRRGDVVVKVNSKSISDATELQNLVEKTGVDKNIRFSVVRGDRTLDLNLKTAQLR, encoded by the coding sequence ATGGTTATTGTTTCTTCACTAAAAAAAATTATTACTTACTTCCTCATCCCCTGTATCTTGGGATGGAGTTTCTCTATGGCCCCTTCCATGGCATTAGCCACCGACTTAGCACCTGATAGCTTTGTGGCGCAAGCGGTGGAAAAAACTGGTAAGGCGGTAGTACGTATCGATACGGAAAAAGTGGTAAGCCGTAGTTTTGGTTTTGACCCTTTTATGGATGATCCTATTTTGCGCCAATTTTTTGGTAATGGTTTATCGGGCAGAATGCCCCAAGAAAGAAGGGTGGCAGGGCAAGGTTCAGGTTTTATTGTGGATGGTTCGGGGATCATTTTAACTAATGCCCATGTGGTAAGTGAGGCGGACAAGGTGACAGTTACTCTCAAGGATGGGCGTAAGTTTTCTGGGGAGGTGACGGGTACGGATCAAATTACTGATTTGGCGGTGGTAAAGGTCGATTCTCAGGGGGAGCTTTTACCTACTGCGGCTTTGGGGGATTCTGATGCCATTAAAGTCGGGGATTGGGCGATCGCCGTCGGGAATCCAGTCGGGCTTGATAATACAGTAACATTGGGCATTATTAGCACCCTCCATCGCTCTTCTTCGGAGGTGGGTATTTCCGATAAAAGAATTGATTTTTTACAAACGGATGCGGCCATTAATCCCGGTAATTCAGGGGGTCCTTTGTTAAACGCCAATGGGGAGGTGATTGGTATTAATACGGCGATTCGGGCTGATGCCATGGGTATTGGTTTTGCAATTCCTATCAATAAAGCCAAGGAAATTCAAAATACCCTTGCCATGGGTAACGAAGTACCTCATCCCTATGTGGGTATTCAGATGGTTAATGTAAATCCTGAATTGGCGAGGGAAAATAATAATGATCCTAATTCTGCTTTTATGATTCCTGAAGTAGATGGGGTTTTGGTGGTGCAGGTGTTGTCTGATACCCCTGCTTCTCAGGCTGGAATCCGTCGGGGAGATGTGGTAGTTAAGGTGAATAGTAAATCTATCAGCGATGCTACGGAGTTACAAAACTTGGTGGAAAAAACTGGCGTTGATAAAAATATCCGCTTCTCTGTGGTTAGGGGCGATCGCACTTTAGATCTTAACCTCAAAACTGCACAGTTGCGGTAA
- a CDS encoding peptidase M15D vanX D-ala-D-ala dipeptidase (PFAM: D-ala-D-ala dipeptidase~COGs: COG2173 D-alanyl-D-alanine dipeptidase~InterPro IPR000755~KEGG: cyc:PCC7424_4557 peptidase M15D VanX D-ala-D-ala dipeptidase~PFAM: peptidase M15D vanX D-ala-D-ala dipeptidase~SPTR: Peptidase M15D vanX D-ala-D-ala dipeptidase), translated as MEKPYQKIPIQECGEELIPIPDDIFILENPPPYQKLGADYGNKSPYYLRQSVVDALVVAQKKLQELKPQWRLKIFDAYRPIAVQQFMVDYTFKQVCDIKGLNHHQLTPTEEKKVYDEVYKIWAIPSHDPLTPPPHSTGAAVDLTLLDQHGQVVDMGGEIDELSGRSHPNYYQDSQDPTAQQYHHHRQILLEAMSAGNFIRHPGEWWHFSLGDQMWVWLQNSSLTVAQKAKYGGVFYN; from the coding sequence GTGGAAAAGCCTTATCAAAAAATACCTATTCAAGAGTGTGGGGAAGAATTGATCCCTATTCCCGATGATATATTTATTCTGGAAAATCCCCCCCCTTATCAAAAGTTAGGGGCAGATTATGGTAACAAATCCCCGTATTACCTTCGTCAAAGTGTTGTCGATGCTTTGGTGGTTGCTCAAAAAAAATTACAGGAGTTAAAACCGCAATGGCGACTGAAAATATTTGATGCCTATCGTCCCATTGCCGTACAGCAGTTTATGGTAGATTATACTTTTAAGCAAGTATGCGACATAAAAGGCTTAAACCACCATCAGTTAACTCCCACCGAAGAAAAGAAGGTATATGATGAGGTTTATAAAATTTGGGCGATACCTAGTCATGATCCCCTGACTCCTCCCCCCCATAGTACAGGGGCTGCTGTCGATTTAACCTTATTAGATCAACACGGGCAGGTTGTGGACATGGGGGGCGAAATTGATGAGTTATCGGGGCGATCGCACCCTAATTACTATCAAGATAGTCAAGATCCCACAGCACAACAATATCACCACCATCGACAAATACTCTTAGAAGCCATGAGCGCAGGGAATTTTATTCGCCATCCGGGGGAATGGTGGCACTTCTCCCTAGGGGATCAGATGTGGGTATGGTTACAAAATTCTTCCCTAACTGTTGCCCAGAAAGCAAAATATGGTGGTGTTTTTTATAATTAA
- a CDS encoding hypothetical protein (TIGRFAM: dnd system-associated protein 4~KEGG: cyt:cce_2948 hypothetical protein~SPTR: Putative uncharacterized protein), with protein MVSRIRIDQNKALFVQSLIGNKDNPEGVFETYADIVAFAAAVGKKYDCRLPLEHISQEPSPISLDVFISRGYDLLMDILAITTMEDVQCLAGEGQKKDEQRIIIFEEYANGGLSYLQEQLVGAIDYQERILLLLNQERYNNNPVHEFDLSRFL; from the coding sequence ATGGTTAGTAGAATTAGGATTGATCAAAATAAAGCTCTTTTTGTCCAGAGTTTGATAGGTAATAAAGACAATCCCGAGGGAGTTTTTGAAACCTATGCTGATATTGTCGCCTTTGCCGCTGCGGTGGGTAAAAAATATGATTGTCGTTTACCCCTCGAACATATATCCCAAGAGCCTTCTCCCATTAGTTTGGATGTGTTTATATCCCGTGGTTATGATTTATTGATGGATATTTTAGCGATTACTACCATGGAAGATGTACAATGTTTGGCGGGTGAGGGGCAAAAAAAAGATGAGCAAAGAATTATAATTTTTGAAGAATATGCCAATGGTGGTTTATCTTATTTACAAGAGCAGTTAGTAGGGGCGATCGATTATCAAGAAAGAATTTTGTTACTCTTGAATCAAGAAAGATATAATAATAATCCCGTACATGAATTTGATTTAAGTCGTTTTTTGTAA
- a CDS encoding hypothetical protein (KEGG: cyc:PCC7424_0472 hypothetical protein~SPTR: Putative uncharacterized protein), which yields MGWLTRTSVTVAFLFLPEMVSPIIADNFCNLRAIANQGTNFGNRGNNGVKGEDGNNGRNSESITIFADGSPLNLNLVGQNGTRGANGTNGTRALCEIQPQNTTHNLQGADGGEGGDGGNGGDGGNGGNLTVYTTNKNDLRQISVNASPGEGGDGGDGGRGGDGCQCSQSFWTVETCTGRPGTTNYSCGTQEFRCINGSAGQNGRTGRAGRTGNVGSLTLINSNTPLPPDRLSASVTMTELKERGFSLSKNIWENRTGARDLFAPGSIIADQYLELVERVENSVVMIWNAPQPFEDFGDRTVTLNLQDDRSVNIDFPNDIWLQTNITPRNQVTEVFVFNAIRGSETNRLVSRGISGIGLGVEMEVVDEAGLSDVVDTTFRIRYSTSTSRSLNVRQRSDYTLRYEGEVSPQFINYQDKLSR from the coding sequence ATGGGTTGGCTAACTAGAACTTCTGTGACTGTTGCGTTTTTGTTTTTGCCTGAAATGGTTTCCCCTATAATTGCAGATAATTTTTGTAATTTAAGGGCGATCGCAAATCAGGGGACTAATTTCGGAAATCGAGGTAATAACGGAGTCAAAGGAGAGGATGGTAACAATGGTAGAAATAGCGAAAGTATCACCATATTTGCCGATGGTTCACCCCTAAATCTTAATTTGGTAGGGCAAAACGGCACAAGGGGGGCAAACGGTACCAATGGCACGAGGGCATTGTGTGAAATTCAACCCCAAAATACCACCCACAACCTACAGGGTGCCGATGGTGGAGAAGGGGGAGACGGTGGTAATGGTGGAGATGGGGGTAATGGTGGCAATCTTACTGTTTATACCACCAATAAAAATGACCTCAGACAAATTTCTGTCAATGCCTCCCCCGGAGAGGGAGGAGACGGCGGGGATGGTGGCAGAGGGGGTGATGGTTGCCAATGTAGTCAGTCATTTTGGACAGTAGAGACTTGCACAGGGCGCCCTGGCACAACAAATTATAGTTGTGGTACTCAAGAATTTCGTTGTATCAATGGTAGTGCAGGACAAAATGGACGTACGGGAAGGGCAGGAAGAACAGGGAATGTGGGCAGTTTAACTTTAATTAATAGTAATACTCCCTTACCCCCAGATCGTCTTAGTGCTTCGGTAACCATGACAGAATTAAAGGAGAGAGGTTTTAGTTTATCTAAAAATATTTGGGAAAATCGCACTGGTGCAAGGGATTTGTTTGCCCCCGGTTCTATTATTGCGGATCAATATTTGGAATTGGTGGAAAGGGTTGAAAATTCTGTGGTGATGATTTGGAATGCCCCCCAACCTTTTGAGGATTTTGGCGATCGCACCGTAACCTTAAACCTACAGGATGATCGTAGCGTAAATATTGATTTTCCTAACGATATTTGGTTACAAACCAACATTACCCCCCGTAATCAGGTTACAGAAGTCTTTGTATTTAATGCCATTAGAGGTAGTGAAACCAATAGATTGGTCAGTAGAGGAATATCGGGCATTGGTTTGGGGGTAGAAATGGAAGTGGTAGACGAAGCAGGGTTATCAGATGTGGTCGATACCACTTTTAGAATTAGATATAGCACCTCCACCTCACGCAGTCTTAATGTTCGACAAAGAAGCGATTACACCCTCCGCTACGAGGGAGAAGTTTCTCCCCAATTTATAAATTATCAAGATAAATTATCAAGATAA
- a CDS encoding aminotransferase class V (PFAM: Aminotransferase class-V~COGs: COG0075 Serine-pyruvate aminotransferase/ aspartate aminotransferase~InterPro IPR000192:IPR020578~KEGG: cyt:cce_2879 soluble hydrogenase 42 kD subunit, small subunit of soluble hydrogenase~PFAM: aminotransferase class V~SPTR: Small subunit of soluble hydrogenase) — protein MQDKLMLMIPGPTPVPERVLLAMAAHPIGHRSGDFSAIIGELNDNLKWLHQTKNEVLTLCVSGTGAMEAGIINFLSAGDSVLVGNNGKFGDRWAKMSRKFGLEVEEISAEWGHPLDPEAFRAKLEADTEKKIKAVIITHSETSTGVLNDLETINKHVKAHGEALIIVDAVTSLGAVDLKIDELGLDVVASGSQKGYMIPPGLGFVAVSDKAWKAYETATLPKFYLDLAPYKKANAKNSSPFTPPINLMFALQASLQMMKEEGLENIFARHKRLTQLTRDKVKALGLPLFAPDDCASYAVTAVAPDKHDAEAIRSTMRKKYDIALAGGQDHLKGKIFRIGHLGFMSDRDVLTAIAALEATLKELG, from the coding sequence ATGCAAGATAAATTAATGTTGATGATTCCGGGACCTACTCCTGTGCCCGAAAGAGTCTTACTAGCCATGGCGGCGCATCCTATCGGACACCGTAGCGGTGATTTTAGTGCCATTATTGGAGAGTTGAATGATAATTTAAAATGGTTGCACCAAACCAAAAACGAAGTATTGACCCTTTGTGTTTCAGGTACTGGGGCGATGGAAGCTGGTATAATCAATTTCCTAAGTGCTGGAGATTCTGTTTTAGTTGGTAATAATGGGAAATTTGGCGATCGCTGGGCGAAAATGAGCCGTAAGTTCGGTTTAGAAGTAGAAGAAATTAGCGCTGAATGGGGACATCCTTTGGATCCTGAAGCCTTTAGAGCGAAGTTGGAAGCCGACACCGAGAAGAAGATTAAGGCTGTTATTATTACCCATTCTGAAACCTCCACAGGGGTATTAAACGATCTCGAAACCATCAACAAACACGTGAAAGCCCATGGCGAGGCGTTAATTATTGTGGATGCTGTTACCAGTCTTGGGGCGGTGGATCTCAAGATTGATGAGTTGGGTTTGGATGTGGTGGCTTCTGGTTCCCAAAAAGGCTACATGATTCCTCCGGGTTTGGGTTTTGTGGCGGTAAGTGATAAGGCATGGAAGGCTTACGAAACTGCTACTTTACCTAAGTTTTATTTGGATTTAGCTCCCTACAAAAAAGCTAATGCCAAAAATAGCTCTCCTTTCACTCCTCCCATTAATTTGATGTTTGCACTCCAAGCGTCTTTACAGATGATGAAGGAGGAGGGTTTAGAAAATATTTTTGCTCGTCATAAGAGGTTAACTCAGTTGACTAGGGATAAGGTAAAGGCTCTTGGTTTGCCTTTGTTTGCCCCTGATGATTGTGCTAGTTATGCGGTGACTGCGGTGGCTCCTGATAAGCATGATGCGGAGGCGATTCGTTCTACTATGCGCAAGAAATATGATATTGCCTTGGCTGGTGGACAGGATCATCTCAAGGGTAAAATTTTCCGTATTGGGCATTTAGGATTTATGTCTGATCGTGATGTTTTAACTGCTATTGCTGCCCTCGAAGCTACTTTAAAAGAGTTGGGTTAA
- a CDS encoding nitroreductase (PFAM: Nitroreductase family~COGs: COG0778 Nitroreductase~InterPro IPR000415~KEGG: cyp:PCC8801_0109 nitroreductase~PFAM: nitroreductase~SPTR: Nitroreductase): protein MDTLTAIRERRSIKKYDPNHQMTDAEINTLMEQALLSPTSFNMQNWRFVVVKNQEIQDKLKAVSFNQAQVSDASIVVILCGDLKASEKDPQRYWRNAPEAAQKQIVPMIGGFYNDKPQLQRDEVMRSSGMAGQNIMLAAKAMGYDTCPMIGFDPQKVAEIINLPEDYVISFMIVVGKAVEEPKPRSGQLDFSEVVSFDSF from the coding sequence ATGGATACTTTAACAGCTATTAGAGAAAGAAGGTCAATCAAAAAATATGACCCGAATCATCAAATGACTGACGCAGAAATTAATACATTAATGGAACAGGCACTGCTTTCTCCTACTTCCTTTAATATGCAAAATTGGCGTTTTGTAGTTGTTAAAAATCAAGAAATTCAGGACAAATTAAAAGCTGTTTCTTTCAATCAAGCTCAAGTCAGTGACGCTTCTATTGTGGTTATTCTTTGTGGTGATTTAAAAGCATCAGAAAAAGATCCCCAAAGATATTGGCGCAATGCTCCCGAAGCCGCTCAAAAGCAGATTGTGCCTATGATTGGCGGTTTTTATAATGATAAACCTCAATTACAAAGAGATGAGGTGATGCGTTCTTCTGGTATGGCAGGGCAAAATATTATGTTAGCCGCCAAGGCAATGGGTTATGATACCTGTCCTATGATCGGCTTTGATCCTCAAAAGGTGGCAGAAATTATTAATTTACCTGAAGATTATGTAATTTCTTTTATGATTGTAGTTGGTAAAGCCGTTGAAGAACCTAAACCAAGGTCTGGACAGTTAGACTTTTCCGAAGTTGTTAGTTTTGACAGTTTCTAA